The genomic DNA AGGTTTGGGTTAGAGACTAAAGCTTTGCTAATACCAACATTTGTAGCAGCATAAATTTGATCTTCAAAAATTGTAGTTTGGTTTATTTTTATTTGAGAACCGCCATCACCAATATAATAGGTGTCACCAAATTCAAGGTTATTTATATCGTAAAGTGAAATTCCAAAATCTGTAGAAATATATGCGAAATCATTGTAAATCATAAAATGATTTATACGCTTGTTATTTGGTGGTATTGTGGGTTTATCTATAATATCTACAACGGTTAAAAAATCGTTTTCAGATTCTTTATACACCTGCATTAAACCATTTTCAAAACCAATTAACAACAAACCTTTATTTTGAACATATTCTATGCTAGAAATAGTTTCTCCAGATAAACCGTTTATAGTTGATAATTTTTCTATTTCAAGTGTTTGCTTATCATAAGTAAATATTGCATTTTCTGCAGCACCATAAACTTTAGTTTCTCCTTGAGAAATATCTTTAATATCTAAGTATGAAAAATGGCCCATCCATGAGTCTGTAAAATCTTGTGCAAACACATGATTAGAATTAAAAAGCAAAATAAAAGCAACAATTAGTTTAATACTACGCATTTAGCAGGATTTACAGGTATAAATATTAAAAACCAAAAATACTATAATTTATTGTATTTTCGTTCGAGTAAATTACAAGCAATTTATGCTGTTTAGCAGTCCTATATTTTTATTTCTATTTTTACCAATTACGCTATTTATATATTATATAGCGCCTAAAAAGATAAAGAATTTTGTTTTATTAATTCTTAGTTTAGGGTTCTACACTTGGGGTGAAAAAGAACTTGTTTTATTAATAATACTATCTGCTTTTATTGATTTTACAGCAGGTATTATTATAGATAAAGGTAAGCGTAAACTTGGTTTATATTTATCTATACTATTTAATCTTTGCTTACTTTTTTATTTTAAATATTCTCATTTTATTTTTTCTAATACAACATCAGTTTTAAACCATTTTGGCTTGCCTTTAGAACATGCTAATGCTTTTGCTAATGTTATTTTACCTTTAGGTATTAGCTTCTACACATTTCAAACCATGTCGTACACAATAGATGTTTATCGTGGTCATGTAAAAGCAAATAAAAACTTTATAAACTTTGCCACCTATGTAACACTATTTCCTCAACTTATTGCTGGCCCAATTGTACGTTACTCGCATGTGGAAAGCGAATTAAAATCAAGAAAAACAAGTTTACCATTATTTGCAGAAGGTGTTGAGCGTTTTATAATTGGATTAGCAAAAAAAATGATTATTGCCAACAACTGTGCTTTTTTAGTAGATGGCATTTTTAATTTACCTACAAGTGAATCTTCTGCCTTAATTGCTTGGCTAGGTGTTATAGCCTATAGCTTTCAAATTTATTTTGATTTCTCTGGCTACTCTGATATGGCAATAGGTTTAGGAAAAATGTTTGGTTTTAATTTTCCAGAAAATTTTAATTACCCATACATTTCTAAATCTATACAAGAATTTTGGCGTCGATGGCACATGACATTATCAAGCTGGTTTAAAGATTATTTATATATTTCTTTAGGAGGAAATAGAAAAGGAAATATAAGAACTTACATTAATCTATTTATAGTCTTTTTTATAACTGGTTTATGGCATGGCGCAAGCTGGACCTTTGTAATTTGGGGTATTTGTCATGGCTTATTTATAGTTATTGAAAAGCTTGGATTTAACAAAATACTAAATAAACTTGGTAAAGGTTTTTCTCTATTTTACGCATTTTTTGCAGTAAATATTACATGGCCAATTTTTAGAAGCGACACTATTACACAGGCCTATAACTATATTATTACAATGTTTAATTTTAGTGCTAAAACCAATTTTAATTATTTAAACATTTACCTTTCAAAAGAGGTTATTTTTATCTTGATTATAGCACTAATATTTTCTCTACCATTACATAAAAAAATTAAAAATTACACCTCAACATTAAATCCAGATTCATATAAATATAAAGGAGCTAAAATTTTAAGAGTGACTTCTCTTTTTTGTTTATTAATTATTAGCTACACATACATTGCAACAGATTCTTATAACCCATTTATATATTTTAGATTCTAATGAGCGAGCAAAAAAGTATATATAAAACAACTATAACCATTGGTTTTTTACTTGCCTTAATATTACCTAATATTATTTTGTTTTCTGGAGCAGAAAAAAACCTAACTAATAATGAAAATAGAGCACAAGCTAATGTGCCAAAATTTAACACAAAACAGCCCATACAATCTATAGGAAAGTTTAAAAATTATTACCTACAAAACTTTGGTTTAAAAACAGTTTTAGTTAATAATTATATTAAGCTAAAAACAAATTATCTAAATGAAAACCCAATACCTAATCGAACTTTAAAAGGTAAAGATGGATGGCACTTTTTAGGTAATGAAAATAATAATGTTTTAAACAATAGCTTTGGTAATGATATATTTAAAACTCAAGAGCTTAATAATACTGTTAACTACCTAGTAACAATTAATAATTATTTTAAATCTCAAAACATTGCATTTTACTTTGTTATCGCTCCAGATAAAAACAATATTTATCAAGAGTTTTTGCCATATAAACTTAAACAAAATGCAACTAAACTTGATGTTTTAAAAAAAGAAATAAAAAAGAAAAGTAACCTAACAGTAATAGATCTTACACAACCATTGCTTAACAATAAAAGCTTAAAACAACTTTACTTTAAAACCGATACACATTGGAATTTTGATGGTGCATTTATTGGGTATAATTATACAATAGATGTTATAAATAAAGATTTTAATATTGAAAAAACTAAAATACAAGATTATAAAATTGAACAAGAAAATTATACTGAAGGTGATTTAATAAAAATGATAAATCAGGTTAAAGCAGAAACTTATAATAAATATGCAAAAATTAAAAAAACTCAGGTAAAAGAAATTTATTCTGAAAAAAATAAAATGAGATTTAAAAATGAAACTAAACAATATAAAATGTTACAGTTTAGAGATTCGTTTGCAAATTACTGGTATTCTTTTTTTAATGAAAGTTTTGCTGAAAGCCTATATCTAAAAAAATATACATTTACTAAAGCCGAAATTGAAAGTTTTAAACCAGATATTGTGATTTTAGAAATTGTAGAACGTAATATAAATTTACTAAGCGAATTAAAACCTTTCAAAAACTAAAAAAGCTTCCAAAAATGGAAGCTTTTTTATATAAATAAGTTGTAATTATTAAACTACACCTTGCGCTAACATAGCATCTGCAACTTTTACAAAACCTGCAATATTTGCACCTTTTACATAATCTACATTACCATCTTTATCTGTACCATACTTTACACAAGAAGCATGAATATCATTCATTATTTGGTTTAATTTAGCATCAACCTCTTCTCTCGTCCAGTTATAACGTAACGAGTTTTGACTCATTTCTAGTCCAGAAGTAGCAACACCACCAGCATTAGATGCTTTACCAGGAGAGAATAATACTTTTGCTTTTTGTAATACTTCAATAGCTTCTGGAGTTGTAGGCATATTTGCACCTTCTGCAACAGCTATAACTTTATTACTTACTAAAGCTTCAGCTTCTTCTTTATTTAATTCATTTTGAGTTGCACATGGCATAGCCACATCACAATCAACACTCCAAGGTCTTTCACCTTCATGAAAAGTAGCCGAAGAATATTCATTAACATATTCGCTAATTCTTCCTCTTTTCACATTTTTAAGCTCCATAATAAATGCTAATTTATCTGCATCTATTCCATCTTTATCATGTATATATCCAGAAGAATCAGACATTGTTACAACTTTACCACCAAGCTCTGTTGCTTTTTGGCAAGCATATTGCGCAACATTACCAGATCCAGAAATAACAACTGTTTTTCCTTCAAAAGTATCTCCAATTGTTGCTAACATATTTTTTGCAAAATATACGCAACCATATCCTGTAGCTTCTGGTCTAATTAAAGAACCTCCATAACTTAAACCTTTACCAGTTAATACACCTGTAAATTCGTTTCTAAGTCTTTTATATTGACCAAACATATAACCTATTTCACGGCCACCAACTCCTATATCTCCAGCAGGTACATCTGTATTTGCTCCTATATGGCGAAATAACTCAGACATGAAAGATTGGCAAAAACGCATCACTTCATTATCACTTTTTCCTTTTGGGTTAAAATCACTTCCACCTTTTCCACCACCCATTGGTAATGTTGTTAAAGCATTTTTAAACACTTGCTCGAACCCTAAAAACTTAAGAATACTTAAATTTACAGAAGGATGAAAACGTAAACCTCCTTTATAAGGACCAATTGCAGAGTTAAACTCTACTCTAAAGGCTCTATTAACTTGAGTATTACCTTTATCATCAATCCAAGGTACTCTAAAAATTATTGTACGCTCTGGCTCAACCATGCGCTCTAATAACATTTTATTTTGATATTGTGGATTCTCTTCTATAAATGGGATTACGGTCTCGGCAACCTCATGAACAGCTTGTAAAAATTCTGGTTCATGATTATTTTTTTCTTTTACCAGATCTAAGAATGCTTGAATTTTGCTTTCCATGTATTTAAAATTATGACATTAATATTATATAAATAATTATGAGTACAAATATACGTTATCTTTAAAAATTAAGTACATTTATTTTGAAATTCGCA from Lacinutrix sp. 5H-3-7-4 includes the following:
- the gdhA gene encoding NADP-specific glutamate dehydrogenase, with the protein product MESKIQAFLDLVKEKNNHEPEFLQAVHEVAETVIPFIEENPQYQNKMLLERMVEPERTIIFRVPWIDDKGNTQVNRAFRVEFNSAIGPYKGGLRFHPSVNLSILKFLGFEQVFKNALTTLPMGGGKGGSDFNPKGKSDNEVMRFCQSFMSELFRHIGANTDVPAGDIGVGGREIGYMFGQYKRLRNEFTGVLTGKGLSYGGSLIRPEATGYGCVYFAKNMLATIGDTFEGKTVVISGSGNVAQYACQKATELGGKVVTMSDSSGYIHDKDGIDADKLAFIMELKNVKRGRISEYVNEYSSATFHEGERPWSVDCDVAMPCATQNELNKEEAEALVSNKVIAVAEGANMPTTPEAIEVLQKAKVLFSPGKASNAGGVATSGLEMSQNSLRYNWTREEVDAKLNQIMNDIHASCVKYGTDKDGNVDYVKGANIAGFVKVADAMLAQGVV
- a CDS encoding MBOAT family protein, which gives rise to MLFSSPIFLFLFLPITLFIYYIAPKKIKNFVLLILSLGFYTWGEKELVLLIILSAFIDFTAGIIIDKGKRKLGLYLSILFNLCLLFYFKYSHFIFSNTTSVLNHFGLPLEHANAFANVILPLGISFYTFQTMSYTIDVYRGHVKANKNFINFATYVTLFPQLIAGPIVRYSHVESELKSRKTSLPLFAEGVERFIIGLAKKMIIANNCAFLVDGIFNLPTSESSALIAWLGVIAYSFQIYFDFSGYSDMAIGLGKMFGFNFPENFNYPYISKSIQEFWRRWHMTLSSWFKDYLYISLGGNRKGNIRTYINLFIVFFITGLWHGASWTFVIWGICHGLFIVIEKLGFNKILNKLGKGFSLFYAFFAVNITWPIFRSDTITQAYNYIITMFNFSAKTNFNYLNIYLSKEVIFILIIALIFSLPLHKKIKNYTSTLNPDSYKYKGAKILRVTSLFCLLIISYTYIATDSYNPFIYFRF